The genome window AAATAAATAATCTTCTCAATTTTATTATGGCATTAGTTGTAAATAATCAAATGGATGAAGATATTAGTTTTCAGAGTAATTCTTCTTGGTTAATAAATAATTTTAAACCTTTAGTTGTTTCAGGTGTAGAGGAAGAAATATTATCTCAGGGTAATCGATTGGGGGCGGCAAATGCTGTGGTAGTAAAAACTTTGGCAGAAAAGGAAAATTTGACTCGTTTATTTCCTCAAGATAGCGAAAGAGTTTTGATGGTAAATGAAATTAATAATTTGCAGTTTGATGGGGTTTTAGTATGGAATTTTTTTGAGGGTAAGGAAAATTTATCTTCTCAAGATTTGTTGGAAGATAAGGAATTTTATCAAGATTTATTTATTGCTCTCAATGGTGCGAAAAAACAACTATATTTTTATGATAAAAGTGATGTTGCTTTTTGGAATCACAGTGAATTAAATAATGTTATTGAGTTGGGCTACCCTACGGAATTAGAGCCTTTTTTCTCGGAATGTGACGAAAATTATATTAATAAGACCATCGAAAATTATTTACAAATAGGTTCTTATAAATCTTATAAAATTTGTAGTCAAATTTATTTTCAAGCTAATGATATTTTAGGGGCGGCAAAAATTGAGGCTTTACTAGAAGAGGTAAAGGGAAATTGGGGCAGGGCAGGGGATATTTGGAATAAGTTACTTATTTTTGATGAGGCTATTCGCTGTTGGAATGAGGTTGATAGCAAGTTGTGGGAGGCGAAATGGGCTACGACTAAGCCAGAAAGTTGGAGTCAGAGGGGGCTATATTTTGAGCAGAAAAGAGATTTTGATTTGGCTAATTTTTGTTATGAAAAGGCCAATGATTTTGCTGGAAAGTTACGCTGTTTTGAGGCTAATGATGATTGGGAGTTGGCAGGGGATAAGTGTAGAGAGAAAAATTTGTTATCTCAGGCGGAAAGTTATTATGGTTTGGCGGATAAATATTATCAGGAAAAAAATCAATTTCAATCTGCTGTAAAAATGTGGACGAGGTTGGAAAGGTTGGATAAGGTTGCCCTTATTTGGGAGAATTTGGGGCAGTGGGAAAAGGCGGGAAATTGTTGGCAGAAACAGGGGGATATTCAACGGGCGGCGGATTGTTGGCAAAAGGCACAAAAATGGTCTGAGGCTCAAAAATGTTGGTTAGAGTTGGAAAAATGGGAAGATTTGGCTTTGTCTTATGAAACTCAAGGGCAGTGGGTATCAGCGGCGGAGGTTTGGCAAAAACAAGGGGGGTTACAAAGGGCTGCTTTTTGTTATCAAAATGCGAGTGAGTGGGCTTTGGCGGAGGGTTTATGGCGAGATTTACAGTGTTGGGGTTATGTGGCGATCGCACTTCAGCAACAAAAAAAATGGTCAGAAGCGGCTTTGATGTGGGAAAAAACCAGCCCTTACGAATTACAAGCCCTCTGTTATGAAAAATTAGAAGAATGGGGTAAAGCTCAAAAATCATGGTTAAAAGCCAATAATTGGAGTAAAAGTATCCTCTGTATCGAAAAACAACAAAAATGGGAAGAAGCAGCCGAAAGTTGGGAAAATTTAGGGGCATGGGAATCCGCAGGAAAATCATGGGAAAAAGCAGGGGAAATGGAAAAAGCTGCGTTATGTTATGAACAAGGTAACTACTGGCATCTGGCCGAAAAATGTTGGCGTATATTAGAAGATGAAAGTGCGATCGCCCTTACCCTAGAAAAACAAGAAAAATGGGCATTAGCAGGAGAAATCTGGCAAGAATTAGCCCAATGGAAATCCGCAGGAAAAGCATGGGAAAAAGCAAAAGAAATACAAAAAGCAGCCCTAGTTTATGAAATGGGAAATCACTGGCGAGAAGCCGAAGAATGTTGGCGCATCCTCGGTAACGACACTAAAATCGAAGCCGCCGTCAAACAACAAGGCACATGGGAAATGGCCGCCCACGATTGGTTAAAATCAAATCAAATTGAACAAGCTGCCCTCTGTTACGAAAAATGCCAAGACTGGGAAAGGGCTGAAAAATACTGGTTTCAAGCCAATAACTACGAAAAATTAGCCGAAGTATGTGAGCAACAACAAAAATGGCAACAGGCTGCCGATGCCTATCTCAAAAATGATAACCCAGAAAAAGCCGCTCTATGTTACGAAAAATTAGGAGACTGGGAAAATGCCGCCCAATGTTGGCAAAAATCATGGAAATGGGAACAATTAGCCCGAGTTTGTGAACAACAAAAGAAATGGAAACAAGCCGCCGATGCTTGGGTAAAAGCCGACAACCTAGAAAAAGCCGTAACCTATTATGAAAAAATCCAAGACTGGGAAAACGCCGAAGAATGTTGGCGAAAACTCTCTAATTGGGAAAAACTAGCCCACGTGTGTGAACATCAAGAAAAATGGGAAGAAGCCGCCCAACTTTGGACATTTCTCAATAATTGGCAAAAAGCAGCCCTTGCTTGTTTAAAAATGGACGACATCCAAACCGCCATCAAATACTATGAAAAAGGCAACTATACCCAAGAAGCCAATCAACTTAGACAAAAACTATAATAGTTTTATTCCTATGACAAAAATCTGATAATGTCCCCCTTGCATAATAAATAACTGTAATTTATCCCTATTCTTTATTCCTTTACTCAACAATAATTCCCCCTCAAAAACCCCTCTAGCCATGAAAAAATCTGTTATTTTCCTAACCCTAATTCTCAGTATTTTCCCCTTTCCAGTGAAAGCAGAAAACATCGCCCATCTTAGTCAACTATTAAGGACAAAACAATGTCAAGAATGTGATTTAAGCCAAGCAGGTTTAGTCATGGCAAACCTTTCTGGGGCAAACCTCGTGGGGGCAAACCTCGTGGGGGCAAACCTCAGCCGTGCCAATTTGACAGGGGCAAACTTGAGTTATGCTAACCTCACAGGGGCTTCTCTCCATGGTGCTAACCTAGCAGGGGTAAACCTCACAGGTGCAATTTTAAATCAAACCGACTTAAGAAATGCAAGGGTTATCGGTGCAACCTTTGAAAATACTGACTTAAATAATGCCCAGATAGATGGTATCGTAGGAATATCAAATGATGCCTTTTCCGCAGAGCAATTTTTTAGTTGGGCTTTAGCAGAAGACCGTCAGGGGAACTATCCCCAAGCCCTAAACCATTATAATACAGCTATCGAACTAGATCCAAACATGGCATCGGCATATCTAGCCAGAGGAATTATTAGGGCTCGTTATGACCGTATGGATATAGCCCTAGAAGACTTTACAAAGGCTCAAACTATTTATACCATAGAAAATAATGAAGAAGGCTTCACCCTTGCCAGTCAGTTTATGGAGTTAAGCCAAGCCAAAATAGAAAACCCCCGTCAACCCCTAGGGGGAAATCAGGGTAGTCCTAGATTTGTTCAAGCCGTGAGTGGTGTATTACCATTCGTATTTAGATTTTTTGGGTTTTAACCTTAATCAATGTACCAACTTTAGGAATAATGCTATATTAATATCAAGTTCGCCCAAATCTTTGGGATAAATATTCTTGTTTATTAACCAACTAATTAATAACAAATTTTCCGAACTTAAATACACTGACAAACTAGCCAAAACAGTCAAAAAAAATGAGTTTTTCAGGTTTAGCCAATCAATTCTTGGGTCATATCAATTGGCAAAAACTTGCGGAAAACTATCAACAACAAAATAGATATAAATTAGCTGAAAAGTCTTATATATATCAAGCAAAAACCGAAAATACAGGAATACCCAAAATTCCCCATGAGTTAAACCTCAGAGACTATCAAAAACAGGCGGTTATTAATTGGTTAAAAAATCAGGGTAGAGGTACATTAAAAATGGCCACAGGTAGCGGTAAAACCATCACAGCCCTTGCTGTTGCCACAGAACTTTATCAGCAAATAGGTTTACAAATTTTACTCGTAATATGTCCATTTCGTCACTTAGTATTACAATGGGCAAAAGAAGCAGAAAAATTTAATTTAATTCCTTTTCTTGCTTTTAATAGTGTCAATAATTGGCATAGCGAACTATCAACAAAACTATATAATATTAATAGTTCAAAGACAAAATTTTTAACCATTATCACTACAAATTCTACTTTTATTAGTCAAGGATTTCAAACCCAGTTGCCCTTTTTTCCTGAAAAAACTTTAATCATTGGAGACGAAGCCCATAATTTAGGTAGTGCGAAATTACAAAGCCTTTTGCCCAAAACCATTGGTTTAAGACTAGCCCTTTCTGCTACCCCCGAAAGGTACTATGATGAACATGGCACCGATGCCCTAATTAGTTACTTTGGAAAAGTATTACAACCAGAATTTACCCTTGGTGATGCCATCAAGAAAAAAGCCCTTGTTAGCTACAATTACTATCCTATCTTTGTGGAATTGACAGAATTTGAGGCAAAAAGATACACCCAACTCACAAAAAAAATCGGTTGGGAATTGTCAAAGGATAATTCGCCCCATAACCGTCATCTTACAGCCTTATTAGTGAGACGATCGCGCTTAATTGGTACAGCAAAAAATAAATTAACCGCCCTCAAAGAATTAATGAAGGAAAGAATAAACACCCATAGCACCATTTTTTATTGTGGTGATGGAAAAGTAGAATATGAAGGAAAAACAGAGAGACAGCTAGAAATTGTTACCCGCATTTTAGGTAAAGAAATAGGCTACCGAGTAAATATCTATAGTGCCAATACTCCCCTCACCGAAAGAGAAACCATTAAACAACAACTGGAAAACAAAGAATTACAAGGTATAGTCTCCATCCGTTGCCTAGACGAAGGTATCGATATACCCAGCATCAAAAATGCAGTCATCCTCGCCAGTAGTAGTAACCCCCGACAATTTATCCAAAGAAGGGGTAGAGTATTACGCCCCCATCACAGTAAAAAAGAAGCCAATATATTCGACATGATAGTTATTCCCCCAATCCTAGATAGAGAAACATGGGAAATAGAAAAAAGCCTCCTCAAAAAAGAAATCAAACGATTTATGGAATTTGCCAACCTAGCCAATAATGCCGACTACGCCAAAGAAAAACTATTCCACCTTCAAAATCACTTTGATGTATATTGAAAATAACCTTTAATCAAAAGCAATCCTTAACACCAGCCTCTTTTTCACTTCTTTTCTTCTTTACGCCTTGGCGAGAAAAAAATCAATGTCACTTGCTACTCCAACCACCTATCAACTATGTCCTTACAAATTTTAGTCTCCGATGATGACTCAACTATTCAGCATTTAATCAAAGATTGCCTTGAGTTACAAGGTTACTCGGTAATTTTAGCTAATGATGGAGAAAAGGCTTTATCCTTGGCCATGAAATACCATCCTCACTTATTAATCTCAGACATCAAGATGCCCCATAAGGATGGTTATCAGTTGGTGCAAGAATTACGCAAACTTCCTCCTTTTCGTTTACTACCTGTTATTTTCCTTACTCATCAGCACACCATGGAGGCAAAAATTAATGGTTATCAGGCGGGGTGTGATGTGTATTTAGCCAAGCCTTTTGAGCCTATGGAATTAATTGCTATTGTAAAACATCTCCTGGAGCGATCGCAAGTTATCCAATCAGAAAGACTATTTACCGAGCATAACAACTCATCTATAGATAATAATAACAATTTCTCCTCTCTTCATCTCACCCACCGAGAAAAAGAAGTTTTAGCCTTGATTATTGAAGGACACTCTAATATACAAATTGCCCAACAATTATATCTTAGCCCCAAAACCATCGAAAAATATGTCGCCAATCTTCTCAAAAAAACAGACTCTCAAAACCGCACCGAATTAGTTTCCTTCGCCTTTAAAAATAACCTTACTCACTTTTAAAAACCCAAAAAAAATCCCCCATCCATAGACAGGGGAAAATTTGAGTTAGTTAATAAAGATTAACGTACACAACCTTGTAAAGTGTCAGCTTCAATAGGCTTAATGAAGTATAAACCAATAAACTGAGCGGCATTAGAAGCAAATAAAGGTATTTTGCGTAAAACCTTGATAGGTGCAATGGCTTTAGAATCATCAATAGCCCTTAGTTTTTCACAATTGCTAAAGCATTTTTCGAGCTTGTCATAAAACTTGGGATTTTTAACATCAAGAGTGATGGGGAAAACTCTACCCGCAGTCTCGTTGGTTTTCTCGATAACAGTTTTGTCATACTCCCTAGCATCCAAGCCAATGGAAGCGTAAAAACCAGAGCGATGTAAATCATTGAGATACATGGTGGCAAACACAGATAACAAGAAGAAACGACACCATAGTTTCGCTTTCCAATCATTCAGAAACTCAGGTTTAGCTTTTAATACCGCGTCAAAGAAATCTCCATGGCGGTTTTCATCTTGACACCAATTTTCAAAGAATTTGAAGATGGGATAGATGCGACTTTCGGGATTTTGCTCTAGGTGACGATAAATAGTAATATAACGCCAGTAACCGATTTTCTCGGATAGATAGGTAGCGTAGAAAATAAACTTAGGTTTGAAGAAAGTATATTTACGACTCTTGGTTAAAAATCCTAAATCGAGGGATAAATTAAAATCAGTTAAGGCTTTGTTGAGAAAACCAGCATGACGGGCTTCGTCACGAGACATTAAGTTAAAACCTTCTGCCAAGAGAGGATTGGTATGTTTTAAACGTCTGCCTAACTCTTTGTATAGTAAAAATCCAGAGAATTCCGCAGTACAAGAGCGCTCTAAAAATTCTACAAATAAACGACGGGTTTCGCCATCAATATGCTCCCATGATTGCTCAAAGTCAGCATTACGCACAAAGTGATGACGGTTATAGTCTTGTTTAAACTCGGCTATGATAGCTCTTAACTCGTCTTCATTAACGCTGATGTCCATCTGGGCCATCTCGTCGAAATCTGTGGTGTAAAAACGAGGAGTCAAGATTGTTTCTTTGGCTGGGGTTTTAATTCCCGGGCGTAGCTCGTCAAATTCTGGTTTTTGAACTGTTGTTACCATAATTTTTTGATTGAGACAGTATTCTTGAATTTATATGTAATATTTTAATTCCTTCCTCAGTTTAACAGACCTAGTACTATATATTTTCGTTAAGTTTATTAATAGTTGTTACAAAAATATTAATTTTTCTATGGTTACTCTTGACGTTTATTAATTTTTGTTGGTAATAATTCATAATCTGGGAAATGGGGAATGTTAATAATGTTTAGGCGTTGCTGAATAAGGGTATGAAATATAATCCAATAAATTAGAATATTAAAATATTATCACTGTTGCCTGTTCCCTGTTCCCCGCCCCAATGAAAAATAAAGTCCAAAATCAGCAATACCTAAACTAAACTTGTTTGATATAGGCGATCGCACTTAACCAAATGAGAGTTTTATCGGTACCATCTTCTAATATACAAATACAGTTTTCATCTTGCCAAAGAATTTTGCCCTCGGTGCTTTGATTAGTAGTCAGTCCAATTTGAACATTAATTTTATCCTTTATAAAGACTTGAATTTGACGTACACTAGGAAGACCAGTATTAAATGTAGGCATCTTTTTTTATCTACTTGAGCGAAAAAATAATTATGCAGTTTAGCAAATATCACGGATTAGGTAATGACTTTATTTTGATCGATAATCGTCAATCTGATCAACCCCTCGTTACCCCCCAAGAAGCAGTACAAATGTGCGATCGCCATTTTGGTATCGGCGCCGATGGAGTCATTTTTGTATTACCCTCCCAAAACCATTGTGATTATACCATGAGAATCTTTAACTCCGATGGTTCTGAGCCTGAGATGTGCGGTAACGGGATTCGTTGTTTTGCCCAGTTTGTGACGGAATTAGAAGGCAAAGAGGAAGTAGGTAGAACATATCCTATTCAAACTTTAGCAGGTACCATTACCCCTACCATCAAGGGTGAAGGCATGATTCGGGTAGATATGGGTGAGCCTGAATTAACCCCTGCCAAAATTCCCACCACATTAAACCAAGGGGGAGAAAAGGTTGTCAGTGAATCCCTAAATGTGGCAGGTAAATCATATGATGTCTCCTGTGTGAGTATGGGAAATCCCCATTGTCTGGTATTTGTCGAAAAAGTAGCAGACATCGAGTTAGAAAAAATTGGCCCTTTATTTGAAACCCACGAGGTTTTTCCCCAGAAAACGAATACGGAATTTATCGAAGTAGTACGCCCTGATTACCTCAAAATGAGAGTCTGGGAAAGGGGTGCAGGAATTACCCTCGCCTGTGGTACGGGGGCTTGTGCCACGGTGGTGGCAGGAGTTTTAAATGGGAAGTGCGATCGCACTTGTACCGTAGAATTACCAGGGGGATGTTTAGAAATCGAGTGGAATCAAGAAGATAACCATGTATATATGACAGGGCCTGCATTGAAGGTTTTTTCAGGCAAATATGTAACCTGAGTTCGGGATAAGATTTTCTGGGTTCGGCAGGGAATGGGCAATAGGCAACAGGCAATATATAAGAGATAATAAAACAATTATCCATTACTCTTCTAGGGTTTTTCGGGCGCGGCGAATCAACTCCTCGGGGCTTAATTCTGCCACAAATTCTCGAAAAGCCTCCATTTCCTGCTCATCAGCTTCCCTATCCACAGGAATAGAAGCATCTAGCACTACTTCCTCCATCACCCAGATGGGGCAACCTTCCCTCACCGCAATAGCAATAGCATCACTAGGACGACAATCGATATTTTTTTCTTTCTTGCCCATTTTTGTACATAGTAGAGCATAAAAAGTGTTATCCTCAAGGGCATTAATTACCACTCGGTCTAGTTTGACATTCCACACATGAAAGATATTTAACATCAAATCATGGGTAAGGGGGCGAGGGGTTGGTTGTTGTTCTAAGGCTGCAATGATTGACCTTGCTTGATCCTGTCCGATGTAGATAGGCAAAGCACGGCGCTCGGTAGCGTCTTTTAGTAGTACGATGGGGCTACGACTTACTGCATCAAGGGCGATCGCCGCTACTTTCATTTCAATCATTATATACTATCTCACTATAATATGGGCTTTTTACCATTACCTCCGAGGGTGAGGTTGTTATTATCTTATCACAGTTTTTTGATTTAATAACCCCATGAGGGCTTTATTTAAAGGATTGAAATTAACTTTTATAATTAGTTTTAATAGATAATTTTATTGGAAAATAAAACAACTATGATTCGCTTAATTAATTGTCGTCTAACGGAATATAAAACCTTAAAAAATATCACCATTAATAATAATATTATTACCCATATATGTGATAGTAATACGAAGGATGAAACAGACAAAACTATTATAAACTCCATTGATTTAAAGGGAGATTATCTTTCTTTGGGAGGAGTAGATTTACAAATAAATGGGGGTCTAGGATTAGCTTTTCCTGATTTAGCATTACCAGATATAGAAAAACTACATCAAATATGTGCTTATTTATGGTCAGTGGGAGTAGATCAATTTATGCCTACTATTGTTACCACTTCTGTAGCTAAAATTCGCCAATCCTTAGAAGTAATTAAGACATTTAAAGAGTGTAATAATAAAGGGAATGAAGCAGAAATTTTAGGGGTTCATTTAGAAGGACCATTTTTAAATGTACAAAAAAAAGGCGCCCATCCTCAAGAACATTTATTACCACTAAATTTAGACAACATAAAAAAAGTTTTTCATAATTACGGAAACATCATCAAAATTATTACCCTTGCCCCAGAATTGGACTCAGAGGGGGATATAATTCCTTATTTGACAGATTTGGGGGTAATAGTTAGTTTTGGTCATTCCATGGCGACGGCAGAGGACGCAAAAAGAGGTTTTGATCAAGGGGCGTCCATGGTTACCCATGCTTTTAACGCTATGCCTAGTTTACACCATAGAGAACCAGGTATGTTAGGAGAGGCGATCGCCCGTACTGATGTTTATTGCGGCTTAATTGCGGACGGAAAGCACGTTTCACCCACCATGTTAAAAGTCATTTTACAGGCCAGTAACTATGAAGAAGGGATATTTTTGGTAAGTGATGCCCTTGCCCCCATAGGCTTGGACGATGGTATTTATCCTTGGGATGAGCGCACCATCGAGGTAAAAAACGGCACTGCTACCCTGCCAGATGGCACATTGTCAGGTACTACCCTACCCCTATTCATAGGCGCTCAAAATTTGATAAGATGGGATATTTGTACTATACAAAAGGCGATCGCCCTTGTCACCGATGCTCCCCGTCGGGCGATGAAAATGCCCACCATAAAAGTAGGACAGAAAGCCAATTTGATAAGATGGCACCATAATCAAGACAAAAAATCATTGACTTGGGAGAGAATTTCCACCAAGTTTGACGAAGTTTAGAAAAACAATAAAAACGCTATGATAAAAATAGATAAAATCATAAAAAAAAGACCATGAAAATTATCAAATCTTTAGGTCTATTGATAGGGATAGGAACAATATTTAACCTTAGTATTGTCAAACCAATGTATGGACAAGAATTAAATCCATCTCTTTCTCATAAGCCCATAAATTCATCCACCATTTTGGATTCTAGTCATCAGGACAAAAACTTAGTAATAGCCCAAAATCATCGTCCTAATAGGGGTTTAAACTCTCAACATCCAACCTCAAGATATAGTTATCCGAATAGAAGACCAGAAACTATAATTATTATTGTTCCCAGTAGCAATGATCGTATTGATTTTTTCAATGGTAATCTAAGAAGAAATAGTAACTATTGGAGAAATAATAATATTAATCAAAATAATAGTTATTATCCCTCCAGAAGCATCGAAAGTAGAAGGGTTAATAATATTAATATTAATTCCGTTAACTTCAATAATAGTGGTTTTAGAAGGGTTGAAACAAAGTGTGTCCATAGACAATTTCAAACGGTATGGGCAAATGTTCATTGCAATATGAATCATCCTTCCTTTAAGTGGAGAAATATTTATGTTGATTAAGATTAGAATAAGTACTATCCATTTATTTTCACCGAGGTTTAATAGAAAAACGGATTTACTATTAACCTTTCCCTTCAAACAAACTTAATATTATTATTTTGATACCTTTATTTTGATTGTGGTCTAGTTTGATATAAATGCGATCGCCCCTACCCCTCACTGCACCATCTCAAACAACAAGTCCCCCGAATTTGCAGGGGATTCAGGGGGATCAAAAACGCCATGAGATCCCCCCTAACCCCCCTTGGTAAGGGGGGGACAAGAGTTATATTAAGCGTAAAGGCGATCGCCATAGGCTAGAGAACAAGATAAAATAGAACAAAAACAGACCATGACAGACTTTTTTCTGCCCTACAACCAAAAACTAATCCCAAGGGCAAAAGAATTAAGAAAAAACATGACCCCTGCCGAAAAAAAGCTATGGTCAGAATACCTCAGAAACGCTCCTCTCAAATTCATGCGCCAGAGCCCCATAGATAACTTTATCGTTGACTTTTACTGCGCCCAAGCCCGACTCATCATCGAAATAGACGGCGAAATTCATCAACAAGATAACGCCATCATCTACGACAAAGAAAGAACAGCTATCCTCGAAAGTTACGGCTTAAAAGTAATCCGATTCACCAACCACCAAGTATTAAACAACTTCCCCCAAGTCTGTAACACTATTCAAAAACACTTAATAAGAAAAAGTCCCCCTTATTAAGGGGGATTTAGGGGGATCAAACCCAGCGCCTCAGCCACCACAAAAGAACCCTTCAGGGGATCCCCTAACGCCACAAGATCCCCCCTAGCCCCCCTTGATAAGGGGGGAACAAGATAACTCCCCTCGCCCTGTGGGAGAGGGGTTGGGGGTGAGGGCAAAAAAAATTTCCCCCAAGGTGATCGATCCATGATCAAAACTGGGTAACTTATGATTAACAGAAAAGAAAAAACTTTTAAAATAACTCTCACAGGAGAAACAGCCATGAAACCAGAAGTAACCTTAAAATATTTATCCTACCTCCGCAACAAAAAAGACCAAAACGAAGGTTTTACCCTCATTGAACTCTTAGTAGTAGTAATCATCATCGGTGTACTAGCCGCCGTAGCTCTCCCCAACCTCCTCGGTCAAGTTGGTAAAGCTAGAGAAACCGAACTCAAAAACGCCGTAGGTACTGTAAACCGTTCTCAACAAGCATACCACTTCGAGCGTCAAGAATTTGCTGATGATATTGCTTTCTTGGGTGTAACAATACCTGATCAATATATTGATGAGACTGGTATGAACATCACTGCTGGTGCAGATACTGCCAGTAACTTCAGCACAAATACCGATTCTGCTGCAGATGGAACCCGTGCTTTCGCAGGTTTTATTAGCCACGGTGGAGGAGAATTTGATCAAGTCCTTTGTCAAAGTAATGAAATTATTGACTCTTTGGGCGCTCTGAGTGCTCTTTCCTGCCCAACTACTGCTGCAGAAATTAAATAGTAGTTTTTGGACTATTGACTTAGTCTGAAATTAAATAAAAATAAATAAGTAAATCTAAAAACCTGAAGTTCAACTACATTGAACCTCGGGTTTATTTTTTTATCGTACACCTACAACCACTAATTTTCCAGAAAGCAGAGGATAAGTTTTAAGCTCAATTTGGGTAAAATAAAAACAAGATAACCCCCAGAAAATGCTTATGTCACAACTACTTTGGAAGATGATGCTCCGTAATCATCACAACCCTGAACAAAAAGGCTTTACCCTCATCGAACTCCTTGTGGTGGTGATTATCATCGGAGTTTTAGCCGCCGTTGCCCTGCCCAACCTTTTGGCGCAGGTGGGTAAGGCCAG of Cyanobacterium sp. HL-69 contains these proteins:
- a CDS encoding TPR repeat domain protein produces the protein MDITFSFSFWSQLNKLNAQENNYLLNKIRETITTNISPDDLSSHVTHEQKVIIKIDLTVNYSLIGVFLPSAKNIKLIGFLSSQTINLENYSYHHKTIKVTSEINQKLEDNIIDAIDFAFNLSNSLIANTTSAIDDFYLDDLKLDTSKFNPVILSKQQKEFIENNHSLPIFLSGNKGTGKTTLSLYHALQKTNDYQHDAECKIIYLTSTQNEQKKLTNFVKNLSTHSSKQLQIKDYHSFTKTFASEKELKSKNQFLAQRQITEYKFKEYFCKEQTIEFIDINLLWKEIHQLIKGSSKSLKNSQGLISYNDYLALRNQSLFPPNSNFNYIYKYANNYQQWLENNNYWDQIDLVQYILKKLPDNYLGEYNVIYVDDVQELSEIEIQLIFALLKIENKQDYIPQLFMTGEDYSSLIRGSFNWGRVKKIAIEEYLKSPQWKTIRPTLEPKYIDCNFCTSDKINNLLNFIMALVVNNQMDEDISFQSNSSWLINNFKPLVVSGVEEEILSQGNRLGAANAVVVKTLAEKENLTRLFPQDSERVLMVNEINNLQFDGVLVWNFFEGKENLSSQDLLEDKEFYQDLFIALNGAKKQLYFYDKSDVAFWNHSELNNVIELGYPTELEPFFSECDENYINKTIENYLQIGSYKSYKICSQIYFQANDILGAAKIEALLEEVKGNWGRAGDIWNKLLIFDEAIRCWNEVDSKLWEAKWATTKPESWSQRGLYFEQKRDFDLANFCYEKANDFAGKLRCFEANDDWELAGDKCREKNLLSQAESYYGLADKYYQEKNQFQSAVKMWTRLERLDKVALIWENLGQWEKAGNCWQKQGDIQRAADCWQKAQKWSEAQKCWLELEKWEDLALSYETQGQWVSAAEVWQKQGGLQRAAFCYQNASEWALAEGLWRDLQCWGYVAIALQQQKKWSEAALMWEKTSPYELQALCYEKLEEWGKAQKSWLKANNWSKSILCIEKQQKWEEAAESWENLGAWESAGKSWEKAGEMEKAALCYEQGNYWHLAEKCWRILEDESAIALTLEKQEKWALAGEIWQELAQWKSAGKAWEKAKEIQKAALVYEMGNHWREAEECWRILGNDTKIEAAVKQQGTWEMAAHDWLKSNQIEQAALCYEKCQDWERAEKYWFQANNYEKLAEVCEQQQKWQQAADAYLKNDNPEKAALCYEKLGDWENAAQCWQKSWKWEQLARVCEQQKKWKQAADAWVKADNLEKAVTYYEKIQDWENAEECWRKLSNWEKLAHVCEHQEKWEEAAQLWTFLNNWQKAALACLKMDDIQTAIKYYEKGNYTQEANQLRQKL
- a CDS encoding TPR repeat domain protein, encoding MKKSVIFLTLILSIFPFPVKAENIAHLSQLLRTKQCQECDLSQAGLVMANLSGANLVGANLVGANLSRANLTGANLSYANLTGASLHGANLAGVNLTGAILNQTDLRNARVIGATFENTDLNNAQIDGIVGISNDAFSAEQFFSWALAEDRQGNYPQALNHYNTAIELDPNMASAYLARGIIRARYDRMDIALEDFTKAQTIYTIENNEEGFTLASQFMELSQAKIENPRQPLGGNQGSPRFVQAVSGVLPFVFRFFGF
- a CDS encoding Type III restriction enzyme, res subunit, which translates into the protein MSFSGLANQFLGHINWQKLAENYQQQNRYKLAEKSYIYQAKTENTGIPKIPHELNLRDYQKQAVINWLKNQGRGTLKMATGSGKTITALAVATELYQQIGLQILLVICPFRHLVLQWAKEAEKFNLIPFLAFNSVNNWHSELSTKLYNINSSKTKFLTIITTNSTFISQGFQTQLPFFPEKTLIIGDEAHNLGSAKLQSLLPKTIGLRLALSATPERYYDEHGTDALISYFGKVLQPEFTLGDAIKKKALVSYNYYPIFVELTEFEAKRYTQLTKKIGWELSKDNSPHNRHLTALLVRRSRLIGTAKNKLTALKELMKERINTHSTIFYCGDGKVEYEGKTERQLEIVTRILGKEIGYRVNIYSANTPLTERETIKQQLENKELQGIVSIRCLDEGIDIPSIKNAVILASSSNPRQFIQRRGRVLRPHHSKKEANIFDMIVIPPILDRETWEIEKSLLKKEIKRFMEFANLANNADYAKEKLFHLQNHFDVY
- a CDS encoding two-component signal transduction system LuxR family response regulator, which produces MSLQILVSDDDSTIQHLIKDCLELQGYSVILANDGEKALSLAMKYHPHLLISDIKMPHKDGYQLVQELRKLPPFRLLPVIFLTHQHTMEAKINGYQAGCDVYLAKPFEPMELIAIVKHLLERSQVIQSERLFTEHNNSSIDNNNNFSSLHLTHREKEVLALIIEGHSNIQIAQQLYLSPKTIEKYVANLLKKTDSQNRTELVSFAFKNNLTHF
- the acsF-2 gene encoding magnesium-protoporphyrin IX monomethyl ester aerobic oxidative cyclase yields the protein MVTTVQKPEFDELRPGIKTPAKETILTPRFYTTDFDEMAQMDISVNEDELRAIIAEFKQDYNRHHFVRNADFEQSWEHIDGETRRLFVEFLERSCTAEFSGFLLYKELGRRLKHTNPLLAEGFNLMSRDEARHAGFLNKALTDFNLSLDLGFLTKSRKYTFFKPKFIFYATYLSEKIGYWRYITIYRHLEQNPESRIYPIFKFFENWCQDENRHGDFFDAVLKAKPEFLNDWKAKLWCRFFLLSVFATMYLNDLHRSGFYASIGLDAREYDKTVIEKTNETAGRVFPITLDVKNPKFYDKLEKCFSNCEKLRAIDDSKAIAPIKVLRKIPLFASNAAQFIGLYFIKPIEADTLQGCVR
- the hfq gene encoding RNA chaperone Hfq — its product is MPTFNTGLPSVRQIQVFIKDKINVQIGLTTNQSTEGKILWQDENCICILEDGTDKTLIWLSAIAYIKQV